One window from the genome of Deinococcus sp. NW-56 encodes:
- a CDS encoding diacylglycerol kinase, protein MRSDGSALSLRRWWRSAGFAWAGLRHVYRTQANFRIEVWAGVLALGLALVLGVPLSPILLACGLVLSVELLNTALEAVVDLASPEWHPLAKVAKDAAAGAVLVASLGALGVGLAVLGPPLLRLLAG, encoded by the coding sequence GTGAGGTCGGACGGCTCCGCCCTCAGCCTCCGCCGCTGGTGGCGCTCGGCGGGCTTCGCGTGGGCCGGGCTGCGGCACGTCTACCGGACGCAGGCCAACTTCCGCATCGAGGTCTGGGCGGGCGTGCTGGCGCTGGGGCTGGCCCTGGTGCTGGGCGTGCCGCTCTCCCCCATCCTGCTCGCCTGCGGGCTGGTCCTGAGCGTGGAGCTGCTGAACACGGCGCTGGAGGCGGTGGTGGACCTCGCCTCGCCCGAGTGGCACCCGCTGGCGAAGGTGGCGAAGGACGCGGCGGCGGGGGCCGTGCTGGTCGCCAGCCTGGGGGCGCTGGGGGTCGGCTTGGCCGTGCTGGGACCGCCCCTCCTGCGACTGTTGGCCGGGTAA
- a CDS encoding serine hydrolase, whose amino-acid sequence MAQAPDGVFPLASTYKQAVLWAVLREVDAGRLSPGERFDVSTASQSLGDYPYDGSNVRDLTERMIRHSDNTATDLLHRRVGLGAVQALADDLGLCRTRLILPTKAWWTAQTGSSPAFLAATGWDKATGQERARLAAAIDADAQRLRADVLQNRLNTYFDGTPDPADDLRVHNLSTPYEFATLLAHQHLRSGLSPDTLAWQREVAAMGYGRSALSPQGAGKVAAFAGKGGNGWRLLTYSGYLRTEDGRHLVYAFMQHGADETYTMPNTRAAFAWIGAGLGAVLSKP is encoded by the coding sequence GTGGCTCAGGCCCCCGACGGGGTGTTTCCGCTCGCCAGCACCTACAAGCAGGCGGTGCTGTGGGCGGTGCTGCGCGAGGTGGACGCCGGGCGGCTCTCGCCGGGCGAGCGCTTCGACGTGTCCACCGCCAGCCAGAGCCTCGGCGACTACCCCTACGACGGCAGCAATGTCCGCGACCTCACCGAGCGGATGATCCGCCACAGCGACAACACCGCCACCGACCTGCTGCACCGCCGGGTGGGGCTGGGCGCGGTGCAGGCCCTCGCCGACGACCTCGGGCTGTGCCGCACCCGCCTGATCCTGCCCACCAAGGCGTGGTGGACCGCGCAGACCGGCTCGTCGCCCGCCTTTCTCGCAGCGACAGGTTGGGACAAGGCCACTGGTCAGGAACGGGCGCGGCTGGCAGCGGCCATCGACGCGGACGCCCAGCGCCTGCGGGCTGACGTGCTTCAGAACCGGCTGAACACCTACTTCGACGGCACCCCGGACCCGGCCGATGACCTGCGGGTCCATAACCTCAGCACCCCCTACGAGTTCGCCACCCTGCTCGCGCACCAGCACCTGCGCTCCGGTCTCTCGCCGGATACCCTCGCCTGGCAGCGCGAGGTCGCGGCGATGGGCTACGGCCGCTCGGCCCTGTCCCCGCAGGGCGCCGGGAAGGTGGCGGCTTTCGCGGGCAAGGGGGGCAACGGCTGGCGGCTGCTGACCTACAGCGGCTACCTGCGGACCGAGGATGGGCGCCACCTCGTCTACGCCTTCATGCAGCACGGGGCCGACGAAACCTACACCATGCCGAACACCCGCGCCGCCTTCGCCTGGATCGGGGCCGGGCTGGGGGCGGTGCTCTCAAAGCCGTAA
- a CDS encoding HAD family phosphatase: MTRPVSAHLRHVAFDWGGVFTVGTFDGRSTARLAERGGLPVERVRESYFRHVHQLEVGAWTLPQFWDVLAAETGLTLTYSEFKALYLSSVHDNDPMYTTLAGIPAGVRVGLLSNNYPVVSDHLRRDPRFARFDALVFSNELRQKKPHPDAFAALAEAMGVPAAQTAFVDDVKENVAAARAAGFHGLLYHHDRHAAFERELAEWLGRPVPSGP; encoded by the coding sequence ATGACCCGGCCTGTTTCTGCACACCTCCGGCACGTCGCCTTCGACTGGGGCGGCGTCTTCACCGTCGGTACCTTCGACGGCCGCTCGACCGCCCGCCTCGCCGAGCGGGGCGGCCTTCCGGTGGAACGCGTGCGTGAGAGCTACTTCCGGCATGTGCATCAGCTGGAGGTGGGCGCGTGGACCCTCCCGCAGTTCTGGGACGTGCTGGCCGCCGAGACGGGCCTCACCCTGACCTACTCCGAGTTCAAGGCGCTCTACCTCAGCAGCGTCCACGACAACGACCCGATGTACACCACCCTGGCCGGGATTCCGGCGGGGGTGCGGGTGGGCCTGCTCAGCAACAACTACCCCGTGGTCAGCGACCACCTGCGCCGCGACCCCCGCTTCGCCCGCTTCGACGCGCTGGTCTTCAGCAACGAGTTGCGGCAGAAAAAGCCCCACCCCGACGCATTCGCGGCCCTTGCGGAGGCGATGGGGGTCCCCGCCGCGCAGACTGCCTTCGTGGACGATGTGAAGGAGAATGTCGCGGCCGCGCGGGCAGCGGGCTTTCACGGCCTGCTGTACCACCACGACCGCCACGCCGCGTTCGAGCGGGAGCTGGCAGAGTGGCTGGGTCGGCCTGTCCCCTCCGGCCCCTGA
- the aceB gene encoding malate synthase A: MTQTITTPITHTEHPQAGRVLTPGALSFLEELHTRFDARRRDLLAARQERQRRLDAGELPDFLPETAHIREGDWRVSPLPADLQDRRVEITGPVDRKMVINALNSGARMFMADFEDASSPTWANCLEGQVNLMDAVRRTISLESGGKSYRLNGTTATLLVRPRGLHLEEKHAQLGGQPLSGSLFDFGLYAYHNLHERQRQGVGTYFYIPKLESHLEARWWNDVFTFTEDTLGAPRGTIRATVLIETILAAFEMDEILYELREHSAGLNCGRWDYIFSYIKKFRAHDDRILPDRAQVTMSTPMMRNYSRLAIRTCHRRGAPAIGGMSAFIPVKGDPEANDRAFAQVRADKEREAGDGHDGTWVAHPGMVALAAEVFDRLMPEANQIDAGKQMDFRVTPEDLLTPPEGTITAAGVNLNVDVSLQYLAAWLDGRGAVPIHNLMEDAATAEISRAQLWQWAHHGQRTEDGTPITPEGLTRLIAAHRDRLGREQPEREARFGEAAELLTALVTADTLEEFLTLPGYQRLS, from the coding sequence ATGACCCAGACCATCACCACGCCCATCACGCACACCGAGCACCCACAGGCCGGGCGCGTGCTCACGCCGGGGGCACTGAGCTTTCTGGAAGAGCTGCACACCCGCTTCGATGCCCGACGCCGCGACCTGCTGGCCGCACGGCAGGAGCGCCAGCGGCGGCTGGACGCGGGTGAACTGCCCGACTTCCTACCTGAAACCGCGCACATCCGCGAGGGCGACTGGAGGGTCAGCCCGCTGCCCGCCGACCTGCAGGACCGCCGGGTGGAAATCACTGGCCCGGTGGACCGCAAGATGGTGATCAACGCGCTGAACAGTGGCGCCCGCATGTTCATGGCCGACTTCGAGGACGCGAGCAGCCCCACCTGGGCCAACTGCCTGGAGGGTCAGGTCAACCTGATGGACGCGGTGCGGCGCACCATCTCGCTGGAGTCGGGCGGCAAGAGTTACCGCCTGAACGGGACGACCGCCACCCTCCTCGTGCGCCCGCGCGGGTTGCATCTGGAGGAGAAGCACGCGCAGTTGGGAGGTCAGCCCCTCTCCGGCTCGCTCTTTGACTTCGGCCTGTACGCCTACCACAACCTGCACGAGCGGCAGCGCCAGGGCGTGGGCACGTATTTCTATATCCCCAAGCTGGAATCGCACCTCGAAGCGCGGTGGTGGAACGACGTATTCACCTTCACGGAGGACACCCTGGGAGCGCCGCGCGGGACCATTCGCGCCACTGTGTTGATCGAGACGATCCTGGCGGCCTTCGAGATGGACGAGATTTTGTATGAGCTGCGCGAGCACTCGGCGGGCCTGAACTGCGGGCGCTGGGACTACATCTTCTCGTACATCAAGAAGTTCCGCGCCCACGACGACCGGATTCTCCCCGACCGCGCCCAGGTCACGATGTCCACGCCGATGATGCGGAACTACTCCCGCCTCGCCATCCGCACCTGCCACCGCCGGGGTGCCCCGGCCATCGGGGGCATGAGCGCTTTCATCCCGGTCAAGGGCGACCCGGAGGCCAACGACCGCGCCTTCGCCCAGGTCCGCGCCGACAAGGAGCGCGAGGCGGGCGACGGTCACGACGGCACCTGGGTCGCGCACCCCGGCATGGTGGCCCTCGCCGCCGAGGTCTTCGACCGCTTGATGCCGGAAGCCAACCAGATTGACGCCGGCAAGCAGATGGACTTTAGGGTCACCCCCGAGGACCTGCTCACGCCCCCGGAGGGCACGATCACCGCAGCAGGCGTGAACCTCAACGTGGACGTGAGCCTCCAGTACCTCGCCGCGTGGCTGGACGGCCGGGGCGCGGTGCCCATTCACAATCTGATGGAAGACGCCGCCACCGCCGAGATTTCCCGCGCCCAGCTCTGGCAGTGGGCGCACCACGGCCAGCGCACCGAAGACGGCACGCCTATCACCCCGGAAGGCCTGACCCGCCTGATCGCCGCCCACCGCGACCGCCTCGGGCGCGAGCAGCCAGAACGGGAAGCCCGCTTCGGGGAAGCCGCCGAGCTGCTCACCGCCCTCGTCACCGCCGACACCCTCGAGGAGTTCTTGACCCTGCCTGGGTATCAGCGCCTCTCCTAA
- the aceA gene encoding isocitrate lyase, producing the protein MTPTPRTHAEILEKTWKTEDRWQGIRRNYSADDVVRLRGSLPIEHTLARHGAQKLWRLMKEEPFVNALGALTGNQAMQQVKAGLKAIYLSGWQVAADANNAGQMYPDQSLYPASSVPDVVRRINNTLRRADQIQHAEGSGDVDYFAPIVADAEAGFGGPLNAFELMKAMIEAGAAGVHFEDQLASEKKCGHLGGKVLVPTSQFIRTLNAARLAADVCGVPTVLIARTDADAANLLTSDVDENDRPFCTGERTPEGFYYVKPGIEQAISRALAYAPYADVIWCETSVPNLEDARRFAEAVHAQFPGKLLAYNCSPSFNWRKNLDDETIARFQVELGRMGYKFQFITLAGFHSLNMGMFDLAHGYARRQMSAFVELQEREFAAQERGFTAVKHQREVGTGYFDLVATAAGGGQSSTTALAGSTEAEQFVGAHD; encoded by the coding sequence ATGACCCCCACCCCGCGCACGCACGCCGAGATTCTGGAAAAGACCTGGAAGACCGAGGACCGCTGGCAGGGCATCCGCCGCAACTACTCCGCCGACGACGTGGTGCGGCTGCGCGGCAGCCTCCCCATTGAGCACACGCTGGCGCGGCACGGCGCCCAGAAGCTGTGGCGGCTGATGAAGGAAGAACCCTTCGTGAACGCGCTCGGGGCGCTGACTGGCAACCAGGCGATGCAGCAGGTCAAGGCGGGCCTGAAGGCGATCTACCTCTCGGGCTGGCAGGTCGCTGCCGATGCGAACAACGCCGGGCAGATGTACCCCGACCAGAGCCTTTACCCCGCCTCCAGCGTGCCCGACGTGGTGCGGCGCATCAACAACACCCTGCGCCGCGCCGATCAGATTCAACATGCCGAGGGCAGCGGCGACGTGGACTACTTCGCGCCCATCGTGGCCGACGCGGAGGCGGGCTTCGGTGGCCCCCTGAACGCCTTTGAGCTGATGAAGGCGATGATCGAGGCGGGCGCGGCGGGCGTGCATTTCGAGGACCAGCTCGCCAGTGAAAAGAAGTGCGGTCACCTGGGGGGCAAGGTGCTCGTGCCCACCTCGCAGTTCATCCGCACGCTGAACGCCGCTCGTCTCGCCGCCGACGTGTGCGGAGTGCCCACCGTGCTGATTGCCCGCACCGACGCCGACGCCGCCAACCTGCTCACCAGCGACGTGGACGAGAACGACCGGCCCTTCTGCACCGGCGAGCGCACCCCCGAAGGCTTTTACTACGTCAAGCCTGGCATCGAACAGGCGATCAGCCGCGCCCTGGCCTACGCCCCCTACGCCGACGTGATCTGGTGCGAGACTTCGGTGCCCAACCTGGAGGACGCCCGGCGCTTTGCCGAAGCCGTCCACGCCCAGTTCCCCGGCAAGCTGCTCGCCTACAACTGCTCGCCCAGCTTCAACTGGCGCAAGAATCTCGACGATGAGACCATCGCCCGCTTTCAGGTCGAGCTGGGGCGGATGGGCTACAAGTTCCAGTTCATCACCCTGGCGGGCTTTCACTCGCTGAACATGGGCATGTTCGACCTCGCCCACGGGTACGCCCGGCGGCAGATGAGTGCGTTTGTCGAGTTGCAGGAGCGCGAGTTCGCCGCCCAGGAGCGGGGTTTCACGGCGGTCAAGCACCAGCGCGAGGTGGGGACCGGGTACTTTGACCTCGTGGCGACGGCGGCAGGCGGCGGCCAGAGCAGCACGACGGCCCTGGCGGGCAGCACCGAAGCCGAGCAGTTCGTGGGGGCGCACGACTGA
- a CDS encoding hemolysin family protein — protein sequence MNDLLGILALVVLVLMNGFFVATEFALVSVRRTRIDQLAEEGNSTAKATQRALQNLDLYIAATQLGITMASLAIGFVAEPAIEHLIHPLLGETTLSEGQITAISFGLAFAISTILHIVFGELAPKSWALQRSEQVSLLVTRPLLVFTAVFKWAIVGLNAMGNGVVRLFGLRGVAGHHTAYSEEEIRMIVGASSQEGVLEDDEKELVYNVFDLSDTTVREIMTPRIDMVVVDGSSPLRHLLELNAIHGYSRVPVYQDTADNIVGIVHTGDLLAHLHELDTVRIADVMRPVFFVPEGMKIKDLLTKMREKKSHMSIVVDEFGGTSGLVTLEDALEEIVGEIYDETDEEELPLIEVLGEGRYLMDASLTVGEVEERLGTNLEDGDGEYDTLSGFMTNHFGDIPEPGQHFVHGGWVFTVEEADQRRVARVRVERAPETMIFETYEESTRDA from the coding sequence ATGAATGATCTGCTCGGAATCCTCGCCCTCGTCGTGCTGGTGCTGATGAACGGCTTTTTCGTGGCGACCGAGTTCGCCCTCGTCAGCGTGCGGCGCACCCGGATCGACCAACTGGCCGAGGAAGGAAACAGCACCGCCAAGGCCACCCAGCGGGCGCTGCAAAACCTCGACCTCTATATCGCCGCGACCCAGCTCGGGATCACCATGGCGAGCCTCGCCATCGGCTTTGTCGCTGAGCCTGCCATCGAGCACCTGATCCACCCGCTGCTGGGCGAAACGACGCTGAGCGAGGGCCAGATCACGGCGATTTCCTTCGGCCTCGCGTTTGCGATCAGCACCATCTTGCACATCGTCTTCGGAGAACTCGCGCCGAAGTCGTGGGCGCTGCAACGCTCCGAGCAGGTGTCGCTGCTCGTCACCCGGCCGCTGCTGGTTTTCACGGCGGTGTTCAAGTGGGCCATCGTGGGCCTGAACGCGATGGGCAACGGCGTGGTGCGCCTCTTCGGGCTGCGCGGCGTCGCCGGGCACCACACGGCCTACTCGGAAGAGGAAATCCGCATGATCGTGGGCGCGTCGAGCCAGGAGGGGGTGCTGGAGGACGACGAGAAGGAACTCGTCTACAACGTCTTCGACCTCTCGGACACCACCGTGCGCGAGATCATGACGCCGCGCATCGACATGGTGGTCGTGGACGGGTCCAGCCCGCTGCGGCACCTGCTGGAACTCAACGCGATTCACGGGTACTCGCGGGTCCCGGTGTATCAGGACACCGCCGACAACATCGTGGGCATCGTGCACACGGGCGACCTGCTCGCGCACCTGCACGAACTCGACACCGTGCGAATCGCCGACGTGATGCGCCCGGTCTTCTTCGTGCCCGAAGGGATGAAGATCAAGGACCTCCTGACCAAGATGCGCGAGAAGAAGTCGCACATGAGCATCGTGGTGGATGAGTTCGGCGGCACCTCGGGCCTGGTCACGCTGGAAGACGCCCTGGAAGAGATCGTGGGCGAGATTTACGACGAGACCGACGAGGAAGAACTGCCCCTGATCGAGGTGCTGGGCGAGGGCCGCTACCTGATGGACGCCAGCTTGACGGTGGGCGAGGTCGAGGAGCGGCTGGGCACCAATCTGGAGGACGGCGACGGCGAGTACGATACCCTGTCGGGGTTCATGACCAACCACTTCGGCGATATCCCGGAACCCGGCCAGCATTTCGTTCACGGCGGCTGGGTCTTTACCGTCGAGGAGGCCGACCAGCGCCGCGTGGCCCGCGTCCGCGTGGAACGTGCCCCCGAGACGATGATTTTCGAGACCTACGAGGAGTCGACGCGTGACGCCTGA
- the ybeY gene encoding rRNA maturation RNase YbeY encodes MIDLVARKTPPPGLRPALRSALGAAMRHFGVEDRDVTVVLVGDRTIRQLKHEHWGEDAPTDVLSFPTWEPGDPFMPPHLGDIIISLDTAGRQAQARGHSLTREVALLASHGLTHLVGFDHPHAEGLGFEEGATGEEWQVFHGAWAAARAALPPEAPSPEA; translated from the coding sequence GTGATCGACCTCGTGGCCCGCAAGACCCCGCCGCCCGGCCTGCGCCCCGCCCTGCGCTCTGCGCTGGGGGCGGCGATGCGGCATTTCGGGGTGGAGGACCGCGATGTGACGGTCGTGCTGGTCGGGGACCGCACCATTCGTCAGCTCAAGCACGAGCATTGGGGCGAGGACGCGCCCACCGACGTGCTGAGCTTTCCGACCTGGGAACCTGGCGACCCCTTCATGCCGCCGCACCTGGGGGACATCATCATCAGCCTGGACACGGCGGGGCGGCAGGCGCAGGCGCGGGGCCACAGCCTCACCCGCGAGGTTGCCCTGCTCGCCAGCCACGGCCTGACGCACCTCGTCGGCTTTGACCACCCCCACGCCGAGGGCCTGGGCTTCGAGGAGGGCGCGACCGGCGAGGAGTGGCAGGTCTTCCATGGCGCCTGGGCCGCCGCCCGCGCCGCGCTGCCCCCTGAAGCTCCATCGCCCGAAGCCTGA
- a CDS encoding bifunctional oligoribonuclease/PAP phosphatase NrnA, which produces MTAINDRDFSYPQAVQTVAGLLRAHPGPTVVLSHENPDGDALGSVLGLTRALRALGREVIAVMDVPRYLRFLVREGEVVPTLAQWPQGALAAVLDVDNNDPARVAGADLGTFSGPVVNIDHHGTNRRQAAALLVDPSLPATTMMVADVVDALGAPWSEAIATPLMLGLNTDTGSFRYDSVTPRTFEAAARLLSHGARLGWINDNLGQHSRSYYLLLREVLSTMEFLHGGRVVLARVDDAMLERAGSTWEDVETYVNILRGAEGSVLAVMVKDFGDRIKLSLRSRGGVSAQNVAVALGGGGHVPAAGATLTQPYAQARERLDAAITAELERVGLGG; this is translated from the coding sequence ATGACGGCGATCAACGACCGCGACTTCTCCTACCCCCAGGCCGTGCAGACCGTGGCCGGGCTGCTCCGGGCACACCCTGGCCCCACCGTGGTGCTGTCGCACGAGAACCCCGACGGGGACGCGCTGGGCAGCGTGCTGGGCCTGACGCGGGCGCTGCGGGCGCTGGGCCGCGAGGTCATCGCCGTGATGGACGTGCCGCGCTACCTGCGCTTTCTGGTGCGGGAAGGCGAGGTCGTCCCCACGCTCGCACAGTGGCCGCAGGGGGCACTCGCCGCCGTGCTGGACGTGGACAACAACGATCCCGCGCGGGTAGCGGGGGCCGACCTCGGCACGTTCAGCGGCCCGGTCGTGAACATCGACCACCACGGCACCAACCGCCGTCAGGCCGCCGCCCTGCTCGTTGACCCCAGCCTGCCTGCCACCACGATGATGGTGGCCGACGTGGTGGACGCGCTGGGTGCCCCCTGGTCCGAGGCCATCGCCACCCCGCTGATGCTGGGGCTGAACACGGACACGGGGTCGTTTCGCTACGACAGCGTGACCCCCCGGACCTTCGAGGCGGCGGCCCGGCTGCTCTCGCACGGGGCGCGGCTGGGCTGGATCAACGACAATCTGGGCCAGCATTCCCGCTCCTACTACCTGCTGCTGCGCGAGGTGCTGAGCACGATGGAATTCCTGCACGGCGGCCGGGTGGTCCTCGCCCGGGTGGACGACGCGATGCTGGAGCGGGCAGGCTCGACCTGGGAGGACGTGGAAACCTACGTCAACATCCTGCGCGGCGCCGAGGGATCGGTCCTCGCCGTGATGGTCAAGGACTTCGGCGACCGGATCAAGCTGTCGCTCAGATCGCGCGGGGGCGTCAGCGCTCAGAATGTCGCCGTGGCGCTGGGCGGGGGCGGGCATGTCCCGGCGGCGGGCGCCACCCTGACGCAACCGTATGCCCAGGCTCGTGAACGGCTGGACGCGGCGATCACAGCGGAACTCGAACGGGTGGGACTGGGCGGCTGA
- the cdd gene encoding cytidine deaminase, with amino-acid sequence MTPEPVTPDPQLLEGAKAAFRQAYAPYSKFRVGAALRTPEGRVFFGANVENASYGLARCAEQSAVQAMATAGERTFTDLVVYSEATPPASPCGACRQILFEFAPDARVVCVNHNGDVVSGLVRDFLPHGFRLEQRDDGHEVGTE; translated from the coding sequence GTGACGCCTGAGCCGGTGACTCCTGACCCCCAACTCCTGGAGGGGGCGAAGGCGGCGTTCCGTCAGGCCTACGCGCCCTACAGCAAGTTCCGGGTGGGGGCGGCCCTGCGCACCCCAGAGGGCCGAGTCTTTTTCGGGGCCAACGTGGAGAACGCCTCCTACGGCCTCGCCCGCTGCGCCGAGCAGTCGGCGGTGCAGGCGATGGCGACGGCGGGGGAGCGCACTTTCACGGACCTCGTGGTCTATTCCGAGGCCACCCCGCCCGCGAGTCCCTGCGGGGCCTGCCGCCAGATTCTGTTCGAGTTTGCGCCCGACGCGCGGGTGGTGTGCGTGAACCACAACGGCGACGTGGTCAGCGGGCTGGTCCGCGACTTCCTGCCCCACGGCTTCCGGCTGGAGCAGCGGGACGACGGGCATGAGGTGGGGACGGAGTAG